In Argiope bruennichi chromosome X1, qqArgBrue1.1, whole genome shotgun sequence, a single window of DNA contains:
- the LOC129958722 gene encoding keratin, type I cytoskeletal 9-like, whose translation MRLSYVHILLVLSLAVLWLSLPVSSAKSEVKASSNDKNNLEGRRFLSLGTFRPFMRVLGMMGIPLLPLLFLRQLIGGGAGLGGSAQGGGAGAGMGSMGAVGILGPFGAGAGLGGLGPIAGGGGLRPLGGLRPLGGLRPGGLGGLIANAAANAAQNGASGGGGNGALFLKKRSTEQGNNNSRLSTFMGALAKLEKVVDQYDLSVPDCQRLIVCEVHRKSINPSFGSFTEKLIQAFGVEARLERSRFTSNTKSVLKDFLKAARNGLQHRDCSAIYYKCPVAVTETREQKVKKHNGPQ comes from the exons ATGCGTTTGTCGTATGTTCATATACTGCTGGTCCTCAGCTTGGCTGTGTTGTGGTTAAGTTTGCCTGTTTCGTCTGCTAAGTCTGAAGTTAAAGCAAGTAGcaatgataaaaacaatttggAAGGAAGAAGATTTCTCAGTCTTGGAACCTTCCGACCATTCATGAGAGTTTTGGGAATGATGGGAATACCACTTCTTCCACTTCTCTTCTTGCGCCAGCTTATAGGTGGCGGTGCTGGTTTAGGTGGCAGTGCTCAAggaggtggagctggagcaggtATGGGAAGTATGGGAGCTGTTGGAATTCTAGGACCTTTCGGAGCAGGTGCAGGTTTAGGTGGACTTGGTCCTATTGCTGGAGGCGGAGGACTCAGACCGCTGGGTGGCCTCAGACCACTTGGAGGATTAAGACCAGGAGGTCTTGGAGGACTCATTGCAAACGCTGCTGCTAATGCTGCTCAAAATGGTGCATCAGGTGGAGGTGGAAATGGTGCATTGTTTCTGAAAAAGCGATCAACAGAGCAGGGTAATAACAACAGCCGACTTTCTACATTTATGGGTGCCTTAGCTAAGTTGGAAAAGGTTGTTGACCAATATGACCTTAGCGTTCCAGATTGCCAGCGTTTGATAGTATGTGAGGTTCATCGTAAGAGCATCAATCCCAGTTTCGGCTCTTTTACAGAGAAGCTAATCCAAGCATTTGg GGTTGAAGCTCGCCTTGAAAGATCAAGATTTACATCTAACACGAAATCTGTCTTAAAAGATTTCCTGAAAGCAGCTCGAAATGGATTGCAGCACAGAGATTGTTCAGCTATCTACTACAAATGTCCTGTAGCAGTAACGGAAACCAgagaacaaaaagtaaaaaaacataatgGGCCACAGTAA
- the LOC129959219 gene encoding uncharacterized protein LOC129959219 has translation MKLALVNVLFCLAIVFISTSAHKYSTPVGKIVTVPPKTTPPPSSTNVHKKYVDFDLKSQSSRYGKGDPYYYYHHYGPDHYKSYEHYYGHYDDYYPYYYGKSNNYYHMIPYVLGGFGMLLLPLLTLMLTLAVNIAPASNIPTAVTTATGKLLGSLNSTKLIGELVDKLDSAISKYGRMNDL, from the coding sequence atgaaaCTTGCATTGGTAAATGTTCTCTTTTGCTTGGCCATCGTTTTCATATCCACTTCAGCCCATAAATACTCAACACCTGTTGGAAAAATAGTCACTGTCCCTCCAAAAACAACGCCTCCTCCGTCATCGACCAACGTCCACAAGAAATATGTCGACTTTGATTTAAAATCCCAAAGCAGCAGATATGGAAAAGGAGACCCTTACTACTACTACCATCACTATGGTCCAGATCACTACAAATCTTATGAGCACTATTATGGCCATTACGATGACTATTATCCCTATTACTATGGTAAAAGCAACAATTATTACCATATGATACCGTATGTATTGGGAGGATTTGGAATGTTGTTACTTCCACTTCTGACCTTGATGCTTACTCTCGCTGTAAACATTGCTCCAGCAAGTAACATCCCAACAGCTGTTACTACTGCGACTGGAAAGTTACTGGGCTCCTTGAACTCAACCAAACTCATAGGAGAACTTGTTGATAAACTCGACTCTGCAATCTCTAAATATGGAAGAATGAATGAcctttaa